One stretch of Punica granatum isolate Tunisia-2019 chromosome 5, ASM765513v2, whole genome shotgun sequence DNA includes these proteins:
- the LOC116207122 gene encoding transcription repressor OFP12-like, translating to MHTPKMSNILWKNFHLCFSSLKCLPPPLPYPPSLAPQPPISEHQRRQHPPTPEDHASAATPTSVLIKNFNSLYDITSSENSTTTSNCSTSLTPFTADDPFFSSSSEDSDFADVATASPPDLASVYASRRFFFSSPGQSNAIIDSPDSPLPHPPTEPPPPVATAGGLTVQKYSSDPYSDFRRSMQEMIEARDIKDLKNDNWEYLHELLLCYLALNPKQTHKFIVGAFTDIVIHLMSHPPPRTALALADRPRKPGGQRQRPANPLRQLV from the coding sequence ATGCACACCCCCAAAATGTCCAACATCCTTTGGAAGAACTTCCACCTTTGCTTCTCCAGTCTCAAGTGCCTCCCACCACCACTCCCCTATCCGCCATCGCTGGCGCCGCAACCACCCATCTCCGAACACCAGCGCCGCCAACATCCACCTACACCGGAAGACCATGCCTCTGCCGCCACTCCAACCTCAGTCCTCATCAAGAACTTCAACTCCCTCTACGACATCACCTCCTCCGAGAACTCAACCACCACCTCTAACTGCTCCACCTCCCTCACTCCCTTCACAGCAGACGACCCCTTCTTCTCGTCCTCCTCCGAAGACTCCGACTTCGCCGACGTTGCCACCGCCTCCCCGCCTGACCTCGCCTCTGTGTACGCCTCCCGGCGCTTCTTTTTCTCCTCCCCGGGCCAGTCGAACGCCATCATCGACTCCCCTGACTCCCCGCTGCCGCACCCACCAACTGAGCCCCCACCACCAGTAGCCACCGCCGGAGGGCTCACCGTGCAGAAGTACTCATCCGACCCTTACAGTGATTTTCGGAGATCGATGCAGGAGATGATCGAGGCTAGGGATATCAAGGATCTAAAGAATGATAACTGGGAGTATCTGCATGAGTTGCTGTTATGTTATTTGGCGCTTAACCCTAAGCAGACACACAAGTTCATCGTCGGGGCATTCACGGATATCGTGATTCATTTGATGTCGCATCCACCACCACGTACGGCATTGGCTCTAGCTGATAGGCCTCGGAAGCCTGGAGGGCAGCGGCAACGGCCAGCCAATCCGCTAAGGCAGTTGGtgtaa